A genomic segment from Pseudomonas sp. M30-35 encodes:
- a CDS encoding TRAP transporter substrate-binding protein translates to MNRRNLLGAAVALFAAMGLAGCKEETKATTAETSAPAQSFHWKMVTAWPKNYPGLGTAAERLAERVSTMSNGRLTIKVYAAGELVPALEVFDAVSRGTAELGHGAAYYWKGKVPAAQFFTAVPFGLSASEMNAWLSKGDGQKLWDEAYAPFGVKPMVVGNTGMQMGGWYNKEINSLDDLKGLKIRMPGLGGEVLSRLGATTVNLPGGEVFTALETGAIDATDWVSPYNDLAFGLNKSAKYYYFPGWQEPQAVLELLANQKALDSLPQDLRAILTEATLAANQDMMDDYVYHNATALAELKKQGTQLKRFPDEVLAAMKQQSSAVLDELAGQSELNTRIWDSMKAFQEQVTPMHEVSEKELYDWR, encoded by the coding sequence ATGAACCGCCGCAATTTGCTCGGCGCTGCCGTCGCCTTATTCGCTGCCATGGGCCTGGCTGGCTGCAAAGAAGAAACCAAGGCAACAACCGCAGAAACCAGCGCACCTGCACAAAGCTTCCACTGGAAGATGGTCACCGCCTGGCCGAAGAACTACCCCGGGCTGGGCACCGCAGCAGAGCGCCTGGCAGAACGTGTCTCGACCATGAGCAACGGCCGCCTGACCATCAAGGTTTATGCAGCGGGCGAGCTAGTTCCGGCACTTGAAGTGTTTGATGCAGTTTCACGCGGCACCGCTGAACTAGGCCACGGCGCAGCGTATTACTGGAAAGGTAAGGTACCCGCCGCACAGTTCTTCACTGCGGTGCCGTTTGGCCTGTCCGCCAGCGAAATGAATGCGTGGCTGAGCAAGGGCGACGGTCAAAAGCTTTGGGACGAAGCCTATGCACCCTTCGGTGTTAAACCGATGGTTGTGGGCAATACCGGCATGCAAATGGGCGGCTGGTACAACAAGGAAATTAACTCGCTGGACGACCTCAAAGGCCTGAAAATTCGCATGCCGGGCCTCGGCGGCGAAGTACTCAGCCGCTTGGGTGCAACCACAGTCAATCTACCGGGCGGCGAAGTGTTCACCGCGCTGGAAACCGGCGCAATTGATGCAACCGACTGGGTCAGCCCATATAACGATTTGGCCTTTGGCCTGAACAAATCGGCCAAGTACTACTACTTCCCGGGCTGGCAAGAGCCGCAAGCAGTACTGGAATTGCTGGCGAATCAGAAAGCTCTCGACAGCTTGCCGCAAGACCTGCGCGCCATCCTCACCGAAGCCACGCTGGCGGCTAATCAGGACATGATGGACGACTACGTTTATCACAACGCCACAGCGCTGGCTGAACTGAAGAAACAAGGCACACAACTCAAGCGCTTCCCCGATGAAGTTCTCGCTGCAATGAAGCAGCAATCCAGTGCGGTACTGGATGAACTGGCTGGGCAAAGCGAGCTGAACACGCGTATCTGGGACTCGATGAAGGCCTTCCAGGAGCAGGTCACGCCAATGCACGAAGTCTCTGAAAAAGAGCTGTACGACTGGCGGTAA
- a CDS encoding SDR family NAD(P)-dependent oxidoreductase: MSTPVVLITGAAGGLGRAIAKRFSQSRWRVTATDVDKSGLHSLNTLVPLDYSATADLRSARNCHELIAAVLASTGRIDAVINAAGVWREGSVEKFSEEDFDLVMGVNLKAAFYLGQAATPHLKESRGCIVNIASDAGRQAYRGSAAYCASKAGLVMLSKTMALELAEFGVRVNVVSPGDIATPMLDYQAERYGNGNPKAYKRELLSQYPQGREARFLRPEEVAEMVWFLCQPEAEAITGADMAIDFGISAGK, encoded by the coding sequence ATGAGCACACCTGTCGTCCTTATCACTGGCGCCGCCGGCGGACTCGGTCGGGCCATCGCCAAACGCTTTTCACAAAGCCGCTGGCGTGTGACAGCCACTGATGTCGACAAAAGTGGTTTGCACTCACTGAATACCTTGGTGCCATTGGATTACAGTGCGACTGCTGATCTGCGTAGCGCCAGGAATTGTCATGAACTGATCGCAGCAGTGCTGGCCAGCACGGGTCGTATCGATGCGGTTATCAACGCTGCAGGCGTCTGGCGCGAAGGGTCGGTTGAAAAGTTCAGTGAAGAAGACTTCGATCTGGTGATGGGGGTTAATCTCAAGGCGGCCTTCTATCTCGGCCAGGCCGCAACGCCACATTTGAAAGAAAGCCGTGGCTGCATCGTCAATATTGCCAGCGATGCAGGTCGCCAGGCCTACCGTGGTTCAGCCGCCTACTGTGCGAGCAAAGCTGGGCTGGTGATGCTAAGCAAGACCATGGCTCTTGAGCTCGCAGAGTTTGGTGTGCGGGTTAACGTGGTGTCGCCTGGCGATATCGCCACACCAATGCTCGACTACCAAGCAGAACGCTACGGCAACGGCAACCCAAAGGCTTACAAGCGCGAATTGCTTAGCCAGTACCCACAGGGCCGTGAAGCGCGCTTCCTGCGCCCGGAAGAAGTCGCTGAGATGGTCTGGTTTCTCTGCCAACCTGAAGCCGAAGCCATAACTGGCGCCGACATGGCCATTGACTTCGGTATCTCTGCCGGTAAGTAA
- a CDS encoding SMI1/KNR4 family protein produces the protein MEEVIDQLRELNEPVPVPLELPEEELLVEIQEQILIHLPFELREFLLKVSDVVYGRLEPVTATDPQSHTYLPEVASVAWSLGVPRELVPICEDRGNYYCVEEDGTVVLWEHDTEELSEENWESVWHWVRDVWLES, from the coding sequence GTGGAAGAAGTTATTGATCAACTACGCGAACTGAACGAACCGGTTCCAGTGCCGCTTGAGCTGCCTGAAGAAGAATTGCTAGTCGAAATTCAGGAGCAAATCCTGATTCACTTGCCTTTTGAGTTGCGTGAGTTCCTGCTCAAAGTCAGCGATGTGGTGTATGGCCGTCTTGAGCCTGTGACTGCAACTGACCCGCAATCACATACCTATCTGCCCGAAGTTGCCTCGGTGGCCTGGTCACTCGGCGTGCCTCGTGAACTGGTACCGATCTGTGAAGATCGCGGCAATTACTACTGTGTTGAAGAAGATGGCACCGTAGTTCTCTGGGAACACGACACCGAAGAGCTCAGTGAAGAGAACTGGGAATCGGTCTGGCACTGGGTTCGCGATGTCTGGCTGGAAAGCTGA
- a CDS encoding Tim44 domain-containing protein, with product MQRFISLAMVLCMAMTFSLHADAKRFGGGKSFGSAPSHQTRQAAPQSQPNAGAAAAARPAAAASGASRWLGPLAGLAAGGLLASMFMGDGFQGMQIFDFLIIGLIAFMIFRFLAARSQAAQPHTANGAPMQREIPQSNSPAASIFGNKAAASKPVINAPAWFNEQSFIAAGREHFMSLQQHWDANEMAQISEFVTPQLLEFLKRERADLGDGFQATYIDELDVQLDGVDDQSDKTIATLTFSGIAKTSRFDQGEAFSESWRLERATGENQPWIVAGIRQNA from the coding sequence ATGCAACGTTTCATCAGCCTCGCCATGGTGCTTTGCATGGCCATGACTTTCAGCCTGCACGCCGACGCCAAACGTTTTGGTGGTGGCAAATCATTCGGTTCGGCGCCAAGCCACCAAACCCGCCAGGCGGCGCCACAATCGCAGCCTAATGCCGGTGCAGCCGCTGCGGCTCGCCCTGCTGCTGCAGCAAGCGGTGCTTCGCGCTGGCTTGGCCCATTAGCCGGTTTGGCCGCGGGCGGTTTGTTGGCCTCGATGTTTATGGGCGATGGTTTCCAGGGCATGCAGATCTTTGATTTTCTGATCATCGGCCTGATCGCCTTTATGATCTTTCGCTTTCTCGCCGCACGTAGTCAGGCTGCACAGCCACATACGGCTAATGGTGCGCCGATGCAGCGCGAGATACCCCAGTCTAACTCGCCTGCAGCTTCAATCTTCGGCAACAAGGCCGCAGCCAGTAAGCCGGTGATCAATGCGCCTGCATGGTTCAATGAACAAAGCTTTATCGCCGCTGGCCGCGAGCATTTCATGAGCTTGCAACAGCATTGGGACGCCAACGAGATGGCGCAGATCAGCGAATTTGTGACCCCTCAATTACTTGAGTTCCTCAAGCGTGAACGTGCGGATCTGGGTGATGGCTTCCAGGCCACCTACATTGATGAGCTTGATGTACAGCTTGATGGTGTTGACGACCAGAGCGACAAAACCATCGCGACCCTGACCTTCAGCGGTATCGCCAAAACCTCACGCTTCGATCAAGGTGAAGCCTTTAGCGAAAGCTGGCGTCTTGAGCGTGCCACTGGCGAAAACCAGCCGTGGATTGTTGCAGGCATTCGTCAGAACGCATAA
- the uvrD gene encoding DNA helicase II: MHDDLSLLLNSLNDAQRQAVAAGLGRQLVLAGAGSGKTRVLVHRIAWLIQVVNASPHSILSVTFTNKAAAEMRVRIEQMLGASPAGMWVGTFHGLAHRLLRAHWQEAGLTENFQILDSDDQQRLVKRVIRELGLDEQRWPPRQAQWFINGQKDEGLRPQHTQPGGDLFLATMLKIYEAYEAACARAGVIDFSELLLRALDLWRDKPGLLEHYQRRFRHILVDEFQDTNAVQYAWLRILAKGGDSFMVVGDDDQSIYGWRGAKIENIQQFSSDFADAEVIRLEQNYRSTAGILKAANALIANNQGRLGKELWTEDTDGEPISLYAAFNEHDEARYVVESIEDALRKDGLKRSEIAILYRSNAQSRVLEEALLREKIPYRIYGGQRFFERAEIKNAMAYMRMLDGRGNDAALERIINVPARGIGEKTVETIREFARSNDVAMWEAIQLMVAGKLLPGRASGALAGFIELIENLAAKVLEMPLHLMAQTVIEQSGLIAYHQAEKGEKAQARIENLEELVSAARTFENDEDDEQTPLQAFLGHASLEAGDTQAAEHEDSIQLMTLHSAKGLEFPQVFLVGVEEGLFPHKMSLEEPGRLEEERRLAYVGITRAMQKLVISYAETRRLYGSETYNKVSRFVREIPPALIQEVRLSNSVSRPYGSSNQGTSSSSMFAGSEIPQTAFSLGQRVRHALFGEGTILNFEGSGAQARVQVNFEDEGSKWLMLSYAKLDAL, translated from the coding sequence ATGCATGATGATCTCTCGCTTCTCCTCAACTCTCTAAATGACGCTCAACGCCAAGCCGTAGCGGCTGGGCTTGGCCGTCAATTGGTCCTGGCCGGCGCTGGCTCCGGTAAAACGCGCGTATTGGTGCACCGTATCGCCTGGTTGATCCAGGTTGTGAACGCTTCACCCCACAGCATTTTGTCGGTGACCTTTACCAACAAAGCCGCAGCCGAAATGCGTGTGCGTATCGAGCAGATGCTCGGCGCCAGCCCGGCCGGCATGTGGGTTGGCACCTTCCACGGCCTGGCCCATCGGTTATTACGCGCACACTGGCAAGAAGCCGGCCTGACCGAAAACTTCCAAATTCTCGACTCGGATGACCAGCAACGCCTGGTAAAACGAGTTATTCGCGAACTAGGCCTAGATGAGCAGCGCTGGCCGCCCCGTCAGGCGCAGTGGTTTATTAACGGCCAGAAAGACGAAGGCCTGCGCCCGCAACACACCCAGCCGGGCGGCGACCTGTTCCTCGCGACCATGCTGAAAATCTACGAGGCCTATGAAGCCGCTTGCGCCCGTGCGGGCGTCATCGACTTCTCCGAGCTACTGCTGCGTGCACTGGATTTGTGGCGCGACAAACCGGGCCTACTGGAACATTACCAGCGCCGCTTCCGGCATATTTTGGTCGACGAATTTCAAGACACCAACGCCGTGCAATATGCTTGGCTGCGTATCCTTGCCAAAGGTGGCGACAGCTTTATGGTGGTGGGCGATGACGACCAGTCGATTTACGGCTGGCGCGGCGCCAAGATCGAGAACATCCAGCAATTTTCCAGTGATTTTGCTGACGCTGAAGTGATCCGCCTGGAGCAGAACTATCGCTCTACGGCTGGCATCCTCAAGGCCGCCAACGCGCTGATCGCCAATAACCAAGGGCGCTTGGGTAAAGAGTTGTGGACCGAAGACACGGATGGCGAACCCATCAGCCTGTATGCGGCCTTCAATGAACACGACGAAGCACGTTATGTGGTCGAGTCGATTGAGGATGCGCTGCGCAAAGACGGCCTCAAGCGTAGCGAAATCGCCATTTTGTATCGCTCCAATGCCCAGTCGCGAGTGCTTGAGGAAGCCTTGCTGCGCGAGAAAATCCCTTATCGCATTTATGGCGGCCAGCGCTTCTTCGAGCGCGCTGAAATCAAGAACGCGATGGCCTACATGCGCATGCTTGATGGCCGCGGCAACGATGCTGCGCTGGAGCGAATCATCAACGTACCGGCACGTGGTATCGGCGAAAAAACAGTCGAAACCATTCGCGAATTTGCCCGCAGCAACGATGTGGCGATGTGGGAAGCCATACAACTGATGGTTGCGGGCAAGCTGCTTCCCGGGCGCGCGTCTGGCGCACTGGCGGGATTCATCGAGCTGATTGAAAACCTCGCGGCCAAAGTGCTGGAAATGCCGCTGCACCTGATGGCCCAGACCGTCATCGAACAAAGCGGTTTGATCGCCTATCACCAGGCTGAAAAAGGCGAGAAAGCCCAGGCCCGCATCGAAAACCTTGAAGAGCTGGTAAGCGCCGCGCGCACCTTCGAAAACGACGAAGATGACGAGCAAACGCCGCTGCAAGCGTTCCTCGGCCACGCCTCGCTCGAAGCCGGCGATACACAAGCGGCCGAGCATGAAGACAGCATTCAACTGATGACCCTGCACAGTGCCAAGGGCCTTGAATTCCCGCAGGTGTTTTTAGTCGGCGTCGAAGAAGGTCTGTTCCCGCACAAGATGAGCCTCGAAGAGCCCGGCCGCCTTGAAGAAGAGCGCCGTCTGGCCTACGTCGGTATCACCCGGGCCATGCAGAAACTGGTGATCAGCTACGCCGAAACACGGCGCCTGTATGGCAGTGAAACCTATAACAAGGTTTCGCGCTTCGTCCGCGAAATCCCGCCAGCACTGATCCAGGAAGTGCGCCTGTCCAACAGCGTCAGCCGTCCTTACGGCAGTAGCAATCAAGGCACCAGCAGCAGCTCGATGTTCGCTGGCAGCGAGATTCCACAAACTGCATTCAGCCTCGGCCAACGCGTACGCCATGCATTGTTTGGCGAGGGCACCATCCTCAATTTTGAGGGTTCTGGCGCGCAGGCGCGGGTACAAGTGAATTTTGAAGATGAAGGCAGTAAGTGGCTGATGCTTAGCTACGCAAAATTAGACGCGTTATAA